The DNA sequence CACCACCGAGATGATCGTCTCCATCACCGACCAGGTCTTGAGCGTCTGCCCGACCTCCAGGCCGAAGTACTCCTTCACCATCCAGAAACCCGCGTCGTTCACATGGCTGAAGAAGACCGAGCCGGCGCCGACGGACAGGACGAGGAGGGCGGTGTGGGTGGTGCTCATGTCGGCCGCGAGCGGCGCCACCAGCCCCGCGGCCGAGATGGTGGCCACGGTGGCGGAGCCCGTCGCGAGCCGGATGCCGACCGCGATCAGCCAGGCCAGGAGCAGGGCGGAGACGGACCAGTCCTTGGAGAAGTCGAGGATCATCCGGCCGACGCCCACGTCGATCAGCGTCTGCTTGAAGCCGCCGCCCGCGCCGACGATCAGCAGGATGCCGGCGATCGGGGCCAGGGACTTCTCGACGGTGGAGGCCAGCCGGTCGCGGCCGAAGCCGGCGGCCCGGCCGAGGGTCACCATGCCGACGAGGACGGCCGCGAGCAGCGCGATCAGCGGGGAGCCGACGACGTCCGCGACCCGCTGGACGTGGTCCTTCGGGTCGTCCACGACGACGTCGACGAGTGCCTTGACCAGCATCAGCACCACCGGCAGCAGGACGGTGGCCACGGTGACGCCGAAGCCCGGGCGGCGCTCCAGGTCCTCGGACGGGCGCTGGGGCATCAGCTTCTCGGGCGGGGGCACGTCCACCCAGCGGGCGGCGAAGCGGGAGAACAGCGGCCCGGCGATCACCGCGGTCGGCACGGCGATCAGCACGCCGAGGGCGAGGGTCACCCCGAGGTCGGCCCCGATCGCGTCGATCGCGGCCAGCGGCCCGGGGTGCGGCGGGACCATACCGTGCATCACGGAGAGGCCGGCCAGGGCCGGGATGCCGATGCGCATCAGGGAGAACCCGCCGCGCTTGGCCACCAGCAGCACCACGGGGATCAGCAGCACGATCCCCACCTCGAAGAACAGCGGCAGTCCGATGACCCCCGCGATGAGGACGACGGCCCAGGGCATCGTCCGTGCGCTCGACCTGGCCAGGATCGTGTCCACGATCTGGTCGGCGCCGCCTGAGTCGGCCAGCAGCTTGCCGAGTATCGCGCCGAGGGCGATGAGGACGCCGACCCCGGCGACCGTGGAGCCCAGACCGGCGCTGAAGCTGGCGATGGCCTTGTCCAGCGGCGCCCCGGCGGCGGCGCCGAGCACCAGCGAACCGATGGTCAGCGCCAGGAAGGCGTGGAGTCTGAGACGGGTGATGAGGAGGACGATGACGGCGATGCCGGCGAGGACGGCGATGCCCAGCTGTGCGTGGCCCGCCGAGGTGATCGGTTCGGCGGGGGCCGCGGCCAGCATCTCGACGCTGAGAGTGCTCACGGGGCTTCCTTGGGGGTGAGGGGGGCGCGGCGGGGGCCGCGGGGGTGTGGGGCCCCGCGGTGGCGGGGGCCCGGGGGCCGGGTGGGGCCGGGGCACGGGGTCGGCGGTCGGCGGTCGGCGGTCAGTGCCGGGTACCGGCGGTTCGGTCGCCGCGAGCGGCGCGGACGGCGCTTCCGCGAGTACGGCGCCGGGGGCGCCCCGCCGTCGTACCGCCACGGTCCGTTCCGGGCCGGCGGTCGACGCACGGCCACGGGCGCTTATCGTGCCCGTCCGCAGCGCCTGCCGACGCGGCCGGGCCGGCGTCTCGACGTACCGACGTCTAGACGTACCGAAGTACCGGCGCCTCGACGTACCGGGTCAGACGTGCCGCAAGGCGGCGACCGCGCGCTCGGCGATGACGGCCGCCTCCGGGGCGACGTCCACGGCGACCGCCGCCTCGTCCGCGCCCAGCGGTTCCAGCGTCGCGAACTGCGAGTCGAGCAGCCGGGTGGTCATGAAGTGGCCCTTGCGGGCGGCCATCCGGCCGGCGATCAACTCCCGGTCGCCGGTGAGGTGCAGGAACACGACGCCCGGCGCGGCGGCCCGGAGCCGGTCGCGGTACGCGCGCTTGAGCGCGGAGCAGCTGACCACTCCGCCGCGGCCCGCGCGGCCGCGTGCCCAGGCGCCGATCGCGTCGAGCCAGGGGGCCCGGTCGGCGTCGTCGAGGGGGATGCCGGACGACATCTTCGCGATGTTCGCGGGCGGGTGGAAGTCGTCGCCCTCGGCGTAGGGGACGCCCAGGGCGTCCGCCACGAGGGGGCCGACGGTGGTCTTGCCGGTACCGGCGACACCCATCACGACGACGACCCGGGGGGCCGCCGGGGGCGTGGGAGCGCCGGGCGTCCCGTCGCCGGGGGCGACTCCGCTGTCGGCGGTGGTCATGTGCACCTCACTGTCTCCGACGTCTTCCTCGGCGCCGGCTGCCGCTCCACTGAACCCGAAGAAGTACGACGTATCAAGCCTCTGTGACCCAAACGTCATACTTAATCGGGGCCGCCATGGACACGTAGGCTGATCCCATGGCCAACCATGGGCAGGGACCGCACGCACGGGTGCTGGAGTCCCTGGGACCCGCGATCACGGCGGGCGCATACCCGCCGGGGAGCGTGCTGCGCACGGACGAGCTGGAGGAGCGGTTCCAGGTCTCGCGCACGGTCGTCCGCGAGGTGATACGCGTCCTGGAGTCCATGCACCTGGTCAGCTCCCGGCGGCGGGTCGGTGTCACGGTGCTGCCGACCGAGGAGTGGAACGTCTACGACCCGCAGGTCATCCGCTGGCGGCTGGCCGGCCCGGACCGCCCCCGGCAGCTGCGGTCGCTGACCGTGCTCCGCTCGGCCGTCGAACCCGTCGCGGCCGGGCTCGCCGCCCGCCTGGCCACCCCGGAGCAGTGCGCCGAACTCACCGAGCACGCGCTCGGGATGGTCTCCACCTCACGGGGCCAGCAGCTGGACGCCTACCTGCTGCACGACATCGCGTTCCACCGCGTCGTCCTGCGCGCCTCCGGCAACGAGATGTTCGCCCGCCTCGGCGATGTCGTCGCCGAGGTGCTCACCGGCCGGACGCGGCATCAGGTGATGTTCACCGACCCGGATCCGGCCGCGGTCACCCTCCACGTACAGGTGGCCGAGGCGGTCCGGCTCCACGACGCGGAGCGGGCGGAGGCGCTCACCCGGGAGATCGCGACGGGCGCGATGGCCGAGCTGGACATCCTGGCGCCGTAGCGGCTCACCCGGCGTCACTTCCCGGCGGACGCCCCGCCGCTCCACCCCGCCTTGCGGCCCAGGAACCGGACGAGCGAACGCACCGGCCGCACCAGGGCGAGCAGCAGTCCGGCGATGGGCAGGGCCAACAGCACGATCTGCAGGCAGGCCGAGACCATGCCGAGGATCTGATGGCCGGACGCGCCCGCGTTCTCCAGCAGCCAGCGCGCCTTCTGCCAGTCGGCGGCCAGGAGTTGGGGCAGGTTGAGCAGGAGGATGCCGACCTGGAGCAGGAGCACCGGGATCAGGCACAGCACCCAGCACGCGACCACGATCTGAGGCCGTCGCTTGAGGGCGCGGAGCCGCTCGTCCGCCGGGCGCCGGAGCAGCACGCGCTTGAGGATGGGCCCGATGTACGAGAAGAGGTCGGGGATGCCGACGAGGTCCGCGACGATGTAGTACCCGTCGAACCGCAGGGTGGGGAGCAGCTGCTGGATGATCTCCAGGTTGACGGCGACGATCGCGACCAGGAGCGGCTGAAACCCCGTGGCCGCGTACAGCCCCAGCAGGCCGAGGACGAACAGGGCGTTGAAGTAGACGCCGCCCAGGTCGGCCCGGATGCGCCCGGCCCGGCCGAGGCGGTAGGAGTTGGTGATGTCCGTGTAGAAGGCGGGCCAGACGAGGTAGATGCCGCAGCCCATGGCGCCGGGCCGCACCCCTCCGTACCGGCAGGCCGCGCCGTGCCCCCACTCGTGGAAGACGCAGGACGCGATGGCCAGGAATACCACGAGGAGCACGCTGCCCGGGGCGGTGAGCACCGTCTGGAGGGCGGTCACGGTCTCCGGGGACATCCACACCCATGTCTCGCCGACCACGAAGACGCAGACCGCGAGGTACACCGCCAACGGGTGGAAGAGCCAGGCGAAGAGGCCGGAGACGCACCAGGTGACGCGCTCGGGCAGCACCGCGAGCCGGAACCGGAAGGCGAGAAAGGGGTCGCTCCGGCGGGCCGGCGGTGGCGGGGAGCCGTCGCTGTAGGTGGTGAGGGCGAGGGGGGCGAGCTTCTCGTCGATGAGGTACGCGACGTGGTCGGCGGTGAACCGCCGTCCGGTCTCCCGGCTCAGCCGGTCCGCCACGCGCGCCATGACGGAGCCGCCGCCCGGGGCACCGCCCGGAGCGCCTTTCCCCATGCTCGTCGGGCCGTCCTCGTCCGGCCGTCGTTCCGCGGAGCGCTCCCCGACCTCGGCGGCGTCGCCGTGGCCGTCGCTTGAGCCGTCACGTGAGCCGCCACTTCGGCCGTCGCCGCAGGCGTCACCGCGGCCGTCCAGGGCCCGTACGACCTGGTACAGCAGGCCGGGCAGGCGCACCAGTTGCCCGTCGGGCCGGCAGACCAGCTGCGGCGGGTCGCGGTAGCCGGACCCCTCGAACTCGCCGACGAGCTCGATCCCGGGCACCAGCCGGGGCTCTCCGGCCGCCCGCCGGGCCGGGACCGGCAGCCGCCCCGGCGGGGATCCCGCGCGGCCGGCGCCCGGGACGAAGGGCAGGGTCATGGGTGCTCTCCGAAAGGGTGTCGGGCGGTGAATCCCCTGGGTTACGGATCTCCTGGGCAACGGATCCCTTGGGCAACGGCTCTCTTGGGCAACGGCTCTCTTGGCACAGCGGGGGAGGACCGAGGGCACACGGCCCTCCCCCACCAAGCGAGCGCGGCGTTCCGCTACCGGGCCCGTGACCCGGGAGGGATCAGTGGCTGGAGATGGCCGCGGGCGTGCAGGTGACGCTGGTGGTCGTGTTCTGTGACGGGAGACCGAGCGAACCGAGCAGGCCCGCGGTCTGCGGGTGGTCGAGGGACTGGCAGGACGACAGCACCGTGGTGCCGTGGTCGCTCGGGGGCGGGGCGAAGACGCCGCCGCCACCGGCCGTCGAGCTGGACGAGCTGCCGGCGGCGCTGCCGGCACCGCCGTCGCCGGGACCGAACGGGACGGCCATGATGCCCATGACCGTGCGCTCGGGCAGCACCTCGCCCGAGACCCCTGCGAGCTCCTCGAAGCTGATGAGGTTGTCCATTCCATTCCCTTTCTCTGGACGTGGGACGTGCTGGACGGAAAAACGTGCTGGGTGCCCTGGGACGTACTGGATGCCCTGGGAATGCCCTGGTGGACCGCACTCGCCGGGCCTCCGCACCCGGCCGCCGGACCGGCGGGACCGGGTACTCCATCCCCGGCCGGACGGCCTCCGGGGATGAGACCTTGGATATCTCTGAGGGGAGCGTGCAGCACCGCCGCGCCGCGCACGGTGGCGTCGCCGGCGGCGGGGTGGAGAGGTCTTCGTCTGGTCGCGTTGCAGTGCCGTGCGGTGCGCTTCCGGTGCGGCCGACAGGCGCGGTCAGTGAGTGGAGATGCCCGCAGGGATGCAGGTGATCGTGTGGCCCGGGGTGCTGGGTGCCAGACCCAGCGCCGCCAGGAGGCCGGAGCTGCCCGCGTCCTGCCGGTACTGGCAGGCGTACACGACGGTCGTACCGTGCTCGGATCTGACCAGCATGGGGTACAACGACGGATCCCCGTTCCCCGCCGGCAGGCTGGACAGCACCGTACGAGGCGGCAGTTCCTCGCCGTGGAGCCCGGCGAGCTCCTCGAAGGTCACAGCGGTTCTCATCGTCATCCCTCCCTCCGGACGGCGCCGTTCCCCATCCGGCACCCACGGGTCGCCCGGCACCGCGCCCGGCACACCCGTGGGCCTTCCTGGCCCCGCCATCCCGCAAGGAGGCTAGCGCCGGATACGCATCACGAGCACGGCATCGCTCGGCGTCTCACTCGGACGGGTTGCGTCTGGAGCTGGATTGGGCATCTACGGCATGTCGGGCGGGGAGCCGGGAAATAATGGGGACTTACAGGGAAAAATCTGTCCTGCCTGTCGCCGCGCCAAAAGAAGAAACCTTCCCCCGCAGGGGAGTTCACACCCCGACACCCCGCCGGCCGAGCCCGTCACACCACGGCCTCCCCCACGCCCCAGTCCACGGCAGGGCGCCGCTCGAACCACCGCTCACGCTCCTCCAGTTGCGCCGCGAGGGAGACGAGCAGCGGCTCGGCGCCGGCCGGCCCCAGCAGTTGCGAGCCGAGCGGCAGTCCGTTCGCCGTGAACCCGGCGGGGACGTTCACGGCGGGCCAGCCCAGGACGTTCCACGGCCAGGCGTACGGACACGCCGTGATCATCAGCGAGTTCGTCTCCCGGCCGGAGAGCCCGTCCAGCGCCCCGACGGGCAGCGGCGGCGCGGCCGTGGTCGGCGTGAGCAGCGCGTCGTAGCGGCCGAACAGCGCGTTCATCCGCCCCCGCAGAGGCGCTTCCGCCGCGCGCGCCGCGCGCAGCACGGCGCCGCCGAGCACCAGCCCGCCGCGCGCGTTGAGGTGCGTCCGCCCGTCGAGCAGCCGCCGTTCGGGCACCCGGCCCGCCCACTCGCGCACCCCCGACATGGACCGGGGCACGAACGTCAGCCCCACCGGCCCGAACCGCGGCTCTTCTGCCACCACTTCGTGCCCCAGCTCCTCCAGCCGCTCCGCGGTCCGTACGGTCGCGGCCCGCACCCGGGGGTCGAGCCGGTGCCGCACCGCGGCGAACGCCGGCCGCAGCGAGAGCGCGATCCGCAACCGCCGCGGGGCGCGCCCCAGGGCGGCGACGACGTCGACCGCCGCGGGCCGGTGCAGGTCGCCGGCGTGCGAACCGCTCGCGGCGGCCAGCAGCAGCGCCGCGTCCGCGACCGTGCGCGCCAGCACTCCGCCGCACGTCAGCCCGCGGAACGCCTCGCGCTCCGGCCACGCGGAGATGCGTCCCCGCTGCGGTTTGATCCCCACCAGGTGCGTCCAGGCGGCCGGGATGCGCACGGATCCGGCGCCGTCCGAGCCGAGGGCCGCCGGCACGATCCCGGCGGCGACGGCCGCCGCCGAGCCGCCGGACGAACCGCCGGGCGTGTACGCGGTGTTCCACGGGTTCCGCGTCACTCCGAACGCCGGCCCCTCGGTCACCGGCCACTGCCCCAGCTCGGGCGTGTTGGTCTTCCCGACGATCACGGCACCGGCGGCGCGGAGCCGGCGCACGGCCTCGCTGTCGGTCCGCTTCACCGGGAAGTCGCCGGGGCAGCCGAAGGCGGTGGGCAGGCCGGCCACGTCCATGTCGTCCTTGACGGCCACGGGCACACCGAGCAGCGCTCCCCGCTCCCCCGCCCGCAGCCGCCGGTCCGCCGCGTCGGCGTCCCGCAGGGCGTCCTCGTCCCGCACCCACCGGAAGGCGTTCAGCGTCCCGTGCGTCACGTCGATCCGCCGCAGCGCCTCCAGCGCCAACTCCCTGGCCGACACCTCCCCTTGCCCCAGCGCACGCGATAACCCCGTGACCCCATCCGACTCACAGCTCCCGAACCGCGCCACCGCAAGCCCCTTCCCCTCCGGACCGTCCCCCTCACGGTAGGCGCGCCCGTCCGGCCGGGACGAGCCCACGGGAGAGGAGAGCCGCGTCACACGGATGACGCTCCAGGGAAGCGCGCGGACCGGCAATTCCGTCGCCCGTTTCCACCCGTCTCGGTAAAGTCCCCGAAAACCGCCCGCCGCCCGATCCGGCGCGGGCCGAGAACGAAACCGGAACCAGATCCATGACCAGCCGCACCGCCCCCTTCACCACCACGCTCTGGCGCCCTGTCGGGCCCAAGGAGCTCGCCCTGCTGGAGGAGCTCGACTGGCGGGCCTGGCCGCCGCGGCTGCCGGAGCAGCCGATCTTCTATCCGGTGCTCAACGAGGACTACGCGATCAGGATCGCCCGGGACTGGAACGTCCGCCACGACGGGGCCGGTTATGTCACCCGTTTCGCGATGGACGCGGAATTCCTGACCCGATACCCCGTGCGGCAGGCAGGCGGACGCACCATTCTCGAGCTCTGGGTGCCGGCCGAGGAGCTGGACGTCTTCAATCGGCACATCGTCGGAACGATCGAGGTCGTGCATTCCTTTTCGTGACGGCTTCGCGGCGGCATAACGCCCAGGCGTCAGCGGCGGGTTGACGCGGATGGCCGGCGCGGCACGCCGGCTTCCGCTCGGCGCGGTCCCGGACTCGAACGCTTCCCTGAGGGGAACCCCCACCCGCAATTGGGGGGTTTCCCCGATATCCCCGGAGCCGCCGCTTCGGCAGCCTTGAGGGCATGACGCAACGCGCCCGTTCGGGCCTCCTGCTCGCCCTGTCCGTATCCGCCGTCGCCGCCACTCTCTCGGTCACGCCCGTGCACGCGGCCGGCTCCTCGTCACCGGAGCTCCGCTGGAGACCCTGTGCGCAGGAGGACGGTCCGGCCGGGCAGGAGTGTGCCGAGCTCTCCGTGCCGCTCGACTACGGGAAGCCGGACGGGCCGCGCACCCGGCTCGGGGTGTCCCGGGTGCTCAGCGACCGGCCGGAGGCCCGGCGGGGCACGTTGATCGTCATTCCCGGCGGGCCGGGCGGTTCGGGGACGCAGCGGCTGACCCAGAAGGGGAAGGCACTGCAGAAGGAGTTGGAAGGCGCCTACGACCTCATCGCCCTGGACCCGCGAGGGATCGGCGGGAGCGACCGCACGGGCTGCGGCCTGAGCGACGAGGACCGGGACCTCGTCAATCTCCGCCCCTGGCCCGGGCCGGGCGGCGACGTCTCGGACAGCGTGCGCCGTGCCCGTCGCATCGCCGACGCCTGCGCCCGTGACGGCGGTCCGCTGCTCCGCAGCATGAGCACGGCCAACGAGGCGCGCGACATCGACTCCTTCCGCAAGGCGCTGGGTGAGGAGAAGCTCTCCGCGTACGCATCGTCGTACGGCACGTACGTCGCCGCGCAGTACGCGCAGAAGTATCCGGACCGCACCGACCGCTGGGTGCTCGACAGCAACGGCGACCCCGATCCGAAGCGGGTGGGGCGCGGCTGGTCGGCGAATCTGTCGCCGGCCATGGAACAGCGGTTCCCCGACTTCGCCCGGTGGGCCGCCGACCCGGCCCGCGAGAAGGAAGGACCGGCGGACGGGGACGGGCTCCGCCTCGCCCGGCGCGCCGGGGACGTCCGTCCGATGGTCATCGCCCTGGCGGAACGGCTCGACCGCCACCCCAAGCCGACGACCACGCCCGGCAAGCCGCTCACCGGCAACCGGCTGCGGCAGGCACTGCAACTGGCGATGTACAGCGACCGGGCCTTCGCCGACACCGCACAGCTGATCAAGGACGCCGACGACTCACGGGCGACGCCGGTCCTGCCGGCCGCGCTGGCCGGCTCCGTGCCCGAGCACGAGGCGGCCGTGACGGTCTCGACCATATGCAACGACGTGCGGTGGCCGCGGCGTTCCATACCGGCGGCCGCCCGGGACGTGGCGGCCGACCGCGCACGGTACCCGCTCACCGGCGGCATGCCGGCCGGTGTCTTCGCGTGCGCCTTCTGGAAGTGGGCCCCCGCCGAGGAACCCACCCGGATCACCTCCGACGGACCGTCGAACATCCTGATGATCCAGAACCTGCGCGACCCGGCGACACCGTACTTCGGCGCGCTGAAGATGCGGGAGGCGCTGGGGCAGCGGGCCCGGCTCGTCTCGGTGGACGCCGGGGGCCACGGCGTGTACCTGGGCAACGGGAACGCCTGCGGGGACCGGAAGGTCACCGACTTCCTCCGCACCGGGAAGCGGCCCGGAAAGGACATGGTCTGCGCCGGCTAGCCGGCCGGCGCCCGGCCTCTCCCCTGCCGCCGCTCCCGTCAGAACAGCTGCCCCTGCCCGTCCATCGGCGGCTCCTCCGGGTCGAACAGCCGGGGCTCGGTGGCCAGGAGGGGTGCCGAGCGGCGGGAGCCCGGACAGGAGACCAGTTCGTAGGAGATTCTGCGGCCGGGCGGGTCGTGGCGGGCGTAACGGCCGCCCACGACGGCGATCTCGCGGGAGCAGACGGGGCAGGTGCGGCGGGGTGCGGACATCGGTCCAGTGTCGCAAATCCACCGGACGGGGAGGGAGCGGTCAGAAACTCTCGGTGGGCACGTGGGAACCCCAGACCTCACGGAGCGCCCCGCACACCTCGCCCACCGTGGCGCGGGCGCGCAGGGCCTCCTTCATCGGGGGGAGGACGTTCTCCGACGTGCCGGACGCCGCCTCCCGCAGCCGGGCGAGGGCGGTGTCCACCGCCCGCCGGTCGCGGGCGGCGCGCAGGGCGGCGAGGCGCTCGCACTGCCGGGCCTCGATGGCGGGGTCGACGCGGAGGGGTTCGTACGGCTCCTCCTCGTCGAGCCGGAAGCGGTTGACGCCGACGACCACGCGGTCGCCGTCGTCGGTCTCCCTGGCGATGCGGTAGGCGTTGCGTTCGATCTCGGCCTTCTGGAAGCCGCGCTCGATGGCGGCCACCGCGCCGCCCATGTCGTCGATCCGGGTCATGAGGTCGAGGACGGCCCGTTCCAGGTCGTCGGTGAGGGACTCGACGGCGTACGAGCCGGCGAACGGGTCGACCGTGGCCGTCACGTCGGTCTCGTGGGCGAGGACCTGCTGGGTGCGCAGGGCGAGGCGGGCGGCCTTGTCGGTGGGGAGGGCGATGGCCTCGTCGTAGGAGTTGGTGTGCAGGGACTGGGTGCCGCCGAGGACGGCCGCGAGGGCCTGGACGGTCACCCGGACCAGGTTCAGCTCGGGCTGCTGGGCGGTGAGTTGGACGCCGGCCGTCTGGGTGTGGAACCGCAGCGTCTGCGAGCGGGGATTGCGGGCGCCGAACCGGTCGCGCATCACACCGGCCCAGATCCGGCGGGCTGCACGGAACTTGGCGACCTCTTCGAGGAGGGTGGTGCGGGCGACGAAGAAGAAGGAGAGCCGGGGGGCGAAGTCGTCCACGTCCATACCGGCGGCGACGGCGGTGCGGACGTACTCGATGCCGTTCGTCAGCGTGAAGGCGATCTCCTGCGCGGGTGAGGCGCCGGCCTCGGCCATGTGGTAGCCGGAGATGGAGATGGTGTTCCACCGGGGGATCCCGGTGTGGCAGTAGCGGAAGATGTCGGAGGTGAGGCGCAAGGTAGGTGCGGGCGGGAAAATGTAGGTGCCCCGGGCGATGTACTCCTTGAGGACGTCGTTCTGGACGGTCCCGGTCAGCCGGTCCGCGGGGACGCCCTGTTCCTCGGCCACGATCTCGTACATGAGCAGCAGCAGGGCGGCCGGGGCGTTGATGGTCATGGAGGTGGAGACCCGGTCCAGGGGGATGCCGTCGAAGAGGACGCGCATGTCCTCGACGGAGTCCACGGCGACGCCGACCTTGCCGACCTCGCCCCGGGCCTCCGGCGCGTCGGAGTCGTGACCCATCTGGGTGGGCAGGTCGAAGGCGACGGAGAGGCCGTGGCCGCCGTGGGCGATGAGCTGCCGGTAGCGGGCGTTGGACTCGGCGGCGGTGCCGAACCCCGCGTACTGCCGCATGGTCCAGGGCCGCCCGGTGTACAGGGTGGGGTGGATGCCGCGGGTGAAGGGGTACGCGCCGGGTTCGCCGAGCCGGGCCGCGGGGTCCCAGCCTTCGAGCGCCTCGGGCCCGTAGACGGGCCGGATGCCGAGGCCCGACTCGGTGGTCCGGGTGGTTTCCGGCTCCTGTGCCATGGGCTGCCGCCTCCCGCCGTCCTCGCCTACGAGCAACCGGACTGTAGCGACGGCCGGGCGGCACTGTCAGGGGGACGCGCAGGCCGGAGAAGGGGGAGACCGGAGAGGAGGGGAGAAAGGTGGCAGGTGACGGGAGGGAGAGGAAGGGAGGAGCGCGGGCAGGGCCGGGGGGACGTACCCCGCCCGCGCTGTTGCGCGGAGCCTGCGGCATGGGGGGAACTGCGGCTTCCGCGCGGCCGATGACCAGTCGGCCCACTCCCTACAGCGCCGTGCCCCCGGAAAGCGTCACACCCGGCGTCCCGGCCGGGGAGCCGGCACCGTGGCCGGCGGGCGGCCGGGGCGCAGGGCTGGGTGACCGGGGCGCGGAGCCGGATGGCCGGGCCGGTGGGACGCCTGCCGGAGGACCACGCGCCGGGTCACCGCCGCGCACCGCCGCGCCCGGCGCCCCGGCCCTCGCCTCATCCCTTCCGGCGCGCGCTCAGCCGGCGCGGCCGCGGCTCTCCGGATCGCCCTGGCCGCCGCGGTCGTCACGGTCGTCGCGGTTGTCGTGGTCGTCGTGGTCCTCGCGGCCCCCGTGATCGCCGCGGTCGTCGTAGGCGTCGCCGGCCCGGTGAGCGCTCCCGTCGTCGCTTCCTCTGTCGTCCTCGTCGTCCCCGCCGTCCGCCTCGCCCTCCTTGTCGTCCTCGTTCTCCTCGTCGCTTCCGTCGCCGCCGCTCCCGTTGCCGTTGCCGTCACCGGCGACCTGGTCGTGGTCGTGGACGAGGCGGGTGCAGTAGGCGCGGACGGCGGACGGGCCGCCGGCCCGGCGTTCGAGGGCGTGGACGGCGTCCTCGTCCGCCTGCTCGCGCCACTTCCCCCGGGTGAGGTAGTCGCGGCAGAGGCCGAGGGCCTGTCGGGAGTCGCCGTCGGCGTCCCCCTGGTACGGGGAGGCCGTCTCCCCGTCCCGGTCGGTGCCCGCGCCCGGCCCGGCCGAGGGCCGTTCGCTCGGGCGGGGAGTGCCGTGGCCGGAGGGCGAGGGGCCGGCGGGGGGCGGGAGGAGGTGTCCGTCCGCGCCCTTCCCGTCGCGCCCTCCCTCGGCGCGGCCGCCGGCCGGGCCGTCGGACGCGGAACCGTGGGGACGCGGCCGGACGGTGTGCGGGCCGTCTCCGCCCACGGTGCCCGCCCGGTCGTCCACCGCCGCCGGATCGCGGCCGGTGGCGGTGAACGGGGTGGGCACGGCGACGACGCCGGAGAGCACGGCGATGCCGCTCAGCGCGCACGCGGCCAGGGCCGCGACCAGCACGGCCCGGGCGGGGCGGCGGTGCGGCAGGGAACGCGTCCCGTGCCGGCCGCCGCGGTCGGCGCTCCGGCCGCGCGGGCCGGTCCCGCTGCCGCGCGCGTCGTTCCGTCCGGCGCGTTCCCACCGCTCGCCCGGTTCTCCGCTCCGGTGCGGGTGGCCGGCCTCCCGGGCCGCCGAATCGTCGGTCACATGCCGCGACGACACCAACTCCCCCGCGCCCACGGACTGTTCCGAGGGCGCCGCGCGGCGCGCGGCGAGGAAGGCGGCGACGGCGGCGTCCTCGCCCGGGAGCGGGCGGTCCGGCGCCGGGGCGGGGGCGGCCAGGGCGCGGAGTGCGGCCACGGCGGCGTCCACCCGCTCGGGGTCGGGGGACGGCGTGCGGGCAGCACA is a window from the Streptomyces mobaraensis genome containing:
- a CDS encoding GntT/GntP/DsdX family permease, with amino-acid sequence MSTLSVEMLAAAPAEPITSAGHAQLGIAVLAGIAVIVLLITRLRLHAFLALTIGSLVLGAAAGAPLDKAIASFSAGLGSTVAGVGVLIALGAILGKLLADSGGADQIVDTILARSSARTMPWAVVLIAGVIGLPLFFEVGIVLLIPVVLLVAKRGGFSLMRIGIPALAGLSVMHGMVPPHPGPLAAIDAIGADLGVTLALGVLIAVPTAVIAGPLFSRFAARWVDVPPPEKLMPQRPSEDLERRPGFGVTVATVLLPVVLMLVKALVDVVVDDPKDHVQRVADVVGSPLIALLAAVLVGMVTLGRAAGFGRDRLASTVEKSLAPIAGILLIVGAGGGFKQTLIDVGVGRMILDFSKDWSVSALLLAWLIAVGIRLATGSATVATISAAGLVAPLAADMSTTHTALLVLSVGAGSVFFSHVNDAGFWMVKEYFGLEVGQTLKTWSVMETIISVVGLGFVMLLSLVI
- a CDS encoding gluconokinase, which encodes MGVAGTGKTTVGPLVADALGVPYAEGDDFHPPANIAKMSSGIPLDDADRAPWLDAIGAWARGRAGRGGVVSCSALKRAYRDRLRAAAPGVVFLHLTGDRELIAGRMAARKGHFMTTRLLDSQFATLEPLGADEAAVAVDVAPEAAVIAERAVAALRHV
- a CDS encoding FadR/GntR family transcriptional regulator — translated: MANHGQGPHARVLESLGPAITAGAYPPGSVLRTDELEERFQVSRTVVREVIRVLESMHLVSSRRRVGVTVLPTEEWNVYDPQVIRWRLAGPDRPRQLRSLTVLRSAVEPVAAGLAARLATPEQCAELTEHALGMVSTSRGQQLDAYLLHDIAFHRVVLRASGNEMFARLGDVVAEVLTGRTRHQVMFTDPDPAAVTLHVQVAEAVRLHDAERAEALTREIATGAMAELDILAP
- a CDS encoding amidase; translation: MSARELALEALRRIDVTHGTLNAFRWVRDEDALRDADAADRRLRAGERGALLGVPVAVKDDMDVAGLPTAFGCPGDFPVKRTDSEAVRRLRAAGAVIVGKTNTPELGQWPVTEGPAFGVTRNPWNTAYTPGGSSGGSAAAVAAGIVPAALGSDGAGSVRIPAAWTHLVGIKPQRGRISAWPEREAFRGLTCGGVLARTVADAALLLAAASGSHAGDLHRPAAVDVVAALGRAPRRLRIALSLRPAFAAVRHRLDPRVRAATVRTAERLEELGHEVVAEEPRFGPVGLTFVPRSMSGVREWAGRVPERRLLDGRTHLNARGGLVLGGAVLRAARAAEAPLRGRMNALFGRYDALLTPTTAAPPLPVGALDGLSGRETNSLMITACPYAWPWNVLGWPAVNVPAGFTANGLPLGSQLLGPAGAEPLLVSLAAQLEERERWFERRPAVDWGVGEAVV
- a CDS encoding ADP-ribosylation/crystallin J1, whose protein sequence is MTSRTAPFTTTLWRPVGPKELALLEELDWRAWPPRLPEQPIFYPVLNEDYAIRIARDWNVRHDGAGYVTRFAMDAEFLTRYPVRQAGGRTILELWVPAEELDVFNRHIVGTIEVVHSFS
- a CDS encoding alpha/beta hydrolase translates to MTQRARSGLLLALSVSAVAATLSVTPVHAAGSSSPELRWRPCAQEDGPAGQECAELSVPLDYGKPDGPRTRLGVSRVLSDRPEARRGTLIVIPGGPGGSGTQRLTQKGKALQKELEGAYDLIALDPRGIGGSDRTGCGLSDEDRDLVNLRPWPGPGGDVSDSVRRARRIADACARDGGPLLRSMSTANEARDIDSFRKALGEEKLSAYASSYGTYVAAQYAQKYPDRTDRWVLDSNGDPDPKRVGRGWSANLSPAMEQRFPDFARWAADPAREKEGPADGDGLRLARRAGDVRPMVIALAERLDRHPKPTTTPGKPLTGNRLRQALQLAMYSDRAFADTAQLIKDADDSRATPVLPAALAGSVPEHEAAVTVSTICNDVRWPRRSIPAAARDVAADRARYPLTGGMPAGVFACAFWKWAPAEEPTRITSDGPSNILMIQNLRDPATPYFGALKMREALGQRARLVSVDAGGHGVYLGNGNACGDRKVTDFLRTGKRPGKDMVCAG